The following are from one region of the Klebsiella aerogenes genome:
- a CDS encoding PTS sugar transporter subunit IIB, translating to MKNIVLCCAAGMSTSMLVQRMKDAAQKKGVEVSIKAVPVAEFNDNLATADIILLGPQVKYEQAKLQALADPVGKKVAVIDMMDYGMMKGDAVLEKALKLME from the coding sequence ATGAAGAATATCGTTTTATGCTGTGCCGCAGGAATGTCCACCAGCATGCTGGTGCAACGCATGAAAGATGCCGCTCAAAAGAAAGGCGTCGAGGTCTCGATCAAGGCTGTCCCGGTAGCGGAGTTCAACGATAACCTGGCGACTGCGGATATTATTCTGCTCGGTCCGCAGGTGAAATATGAACAAGCTAAACTACAGGCGCTAGCCGACCCGGTCGGTAAGAAAGTCGCTGTTATCGATATGATGGATTACGGCATGATGAAAGGTGATGCCGTCCTTGAAAAAGCCCTGAAGTTAATGGAGTAA
- a CDS encoding sensor domain-containing diguanylate cyclase: MARHNRKLSFTTPIVVGFAGILLSFLLIAIFVIATQKKNFLEDYHHINRNFTHNLAVNYTESLLRENDYILARATKYFARDDALNNAVNLDPQKGLDDLMRLQELMPTVSSISLADTRGRYLRAPEVLEGEESRAFDPKTRPWFIRQAEASTFSLYTSPYMDYFTHRPTVTVYRPVISPQGRLKGSLAFHMDLTSMGFALRQIVSPVQGEFFVVQRDGKVVLHPDTGALFKPYVSAGLMDKMTSAEGQLYDTEQEVWYYYYSFTNPDWFVIFRVTDATLADLTRYETDIVAWGFVLAAIVIILFGLYLRHASRTVLMNIINAIKTGDVKRAPRLEAMLSKAIESNKQRELTYVRQATIDALTGCKNRRAFDSDIAALMNDHQPFALALVDIDNFKLINDTWGHLNGDIVLRNVAREGLQILQPQAISLYRYGGEEFAVIFPAEYIDKARAILEDWRLNVARRTWREEGLTVTFSAGLGEWNMEPLEKLVVSVDEALYKAKQQGKNRIVRA; encoded by the coding sequence ATGGCACGCCACAACAGAAAGCTCTCTTTTACTACGCCGATCGTCGTGGGGTTTGCGGGGATTTTGCTCAGTTTTTTGCTGATTGCGATCTTTGTTATCGCGACGCAAAAGAAAAATTTTCTTGAAGACTATCATCATATTAACCGCAACTTTACCCACAACCTTGCGGTGAATTACACCGAATCGCTGCTGCGCGAGAATGACTACATTCTGGCGCGCGCAACGAAATACTTCGCTCGCGATGACGCGCTCAATAACGCCGTTAACCTCGATCCGCAAAAAGGGTTGGACGACCTGATGCGTCTGCAGGAGCTGATGCCGACAGTCTCCTCTATTTCGCTGGCCGATACCCGCGGCCGCTATCTGCGTGCCCCTGAGGTACTGGAGGGCGAAGAGAGCCGCGCCTTTGATCCCAAAACGCGCCCCTGGTTTATTCGTCAGGCGGAAGCCAGCACTTTTAGTCTCTATACCAGTCCCTACATGGATTACTTCACCCATCGCCCCACCGTCACCGTCTACCGGCCGGTCATTTCACCACAGGGTCGGCTCAAAGGTAGTCTGGCGTTCCATATGGACCTGACATCGATGGGCTTCGCACTGCGGCAGATCGTCTCCCCGGTACAGGGGGAGTTTTTTGTCGTCCAGCGCGACGGAAAAGTAGTGCTCCATCCCGATACCGGCGCACTGTTTAAACCCTACGTGAGCGCCGGGCTGATGGACAAAATGACCAGTGCGGAAGGCCAGCTCTACGATACGGAACAGGAGGTCTGGTATTACTACTACTCCTTCACCAACCCTGACTGGTTTGTTATTTTCCGCGTGACCGACGCCACCCTGGCCGACCTGACGCGCTACGAAACCGATATTGTCGCCTGGGGCTTCGTCCTCGCCGCCATCGTCATCATTCTGTTCGGGCTGTATCTGCGCCACGCTTCACGTACCGTGCTGATGAACATCATCAACGCCATTAAGACCGGCGACGTCAAGCGCGCGCCGCGGCTGGAAGCCATGCTCAGCAAAGCGATTGAGAGCAATAAGCAACGCGAGCTCACCTATGTCCGCCAGGCGACCATCGATGCCCTGACCGGCTGTAAAAACCGCCGAGCCTTTGATAGCGATATTGCCGCGCTGATGAACGATCACCAGCCCTTTGCCCTCGCGCTGGTCGATATCGATAACTTTAAATTGATTAATGATACCTGGGGCCATCTCAATGGCGACATCGTGCTGCGTAACGTCGCGCGTGAAGGGCTACAAATCCTGCAGCCGCAGGCGATTTCACTTTATCGTTACGGCGGTGAAGAGTTTGCCGTCATCTTTCCTGCTGAATATATCGATAAGGCCCGCGCCATTCTGGAAGACTGGCGCCTTAACGTCGCCCGCCGTACCTGGCGCGAAGAGGGATTAACCGTCACCTTTAGCGCAGGGCTCGGGGAATGGAATATGGAGCCGCTGGAAAAACTGGTCGTTAGCGTAGACGAAGCGTTGTATAAGGCCAAACAGCAGGGCAAGAACCGAATCGTTCGCGCCTGA
- the dcuB gene encoding anaerobic C4-dicarboxylate transporter DcuB: MEFAIQLIIILICLFYGAKKGGIALGLLGGIGLVILVFVFHLKPGKPPVDVMLVIIAVVAASATLQASGGLDVMLQIAEKLLRRNPKYVSIVAPFVTCTLTILCGTGHVVYTILPIIYDVAIKNNIRPERPMAASSIGAQMGIIASPVSVAVVSLVAMLGNFTFNGKHLEFLDLLAITIPSTLLGILAIGIFSWFRGKDLDKDETFQAFIAVPENRHYVYGDTATLLDKKLPTSNWIAMWIFLASIAVVALLGAFSELRPTFDGKPLSMVLVIQMFMLLSGALIIIITKTNPASISRNEVFRSGMIAIVAVYGIAWMAETMFGAHMTEIKGVLGEMVKEYPWAYAIVLLLVSKFVNSQAAALAAIVPVALAIGVDPAYIVASAPACYGYYILPTYPSDLAAIQFDRSGTTHIGRFVINHSFILPGLIGVSVSCVFGWVFAAMYGFL; this comes from the coding sequence ATGGAATTTGCTATACAACTTATCATTATCTTAATTTGTCTGTTCTATGGCGCGAAAAAGGGCGGTATTGCGCTCGGTCTGTTAGGCGGCATTGGGTTAGTTATCTTAGTTTTTGTCTTTCATCTTAAACCGGGAAAACCGCCCGTTGATGTCATGCTGGTGATTATTGCCGTGGTGGCCGCCTCGGCGACCCTACAGGCCTCCGGTGGTTTGGATGTTATGTTGCAGATTGCCGAGAAGCTCCTGCGGCGTAATCCTAAATATGTCTCGATCGTGGCGCCGTTCGTCACCTGTACGCTGACGATTTTGTGCGGCACCGGCCATGTGGTGTATACGATCCTGCCGATTATTTACGACGTGGCGATTAAAAATAACATTCGCCCGGAACGACCGATGGCCGCGAGTTCCATTGGTGCCCAAATGGGGATCATCGCCAGCCCGGTCTCGGTAGCGGTCGTCTCGCTGGTGGCCATGCTTGGTAATTTTACCTTTAACGGTAAGCACCTTGAGTTTCTCGATCTGTTGGCAATAACCATCCCATCAACGCTACTGGGGATCCTGGCGATTGGTATCTTCAGTTGGTTCCGCGGCAAAGATCTCGACAAAGACGAGACCTTCCAGGCTTTTATTGCCGTACCGGAAAACCGTCATTACGTTTATGGCGATACGGCCACACTGTTAGATAAAAAGCTGCCAACCAGTAACTGGATTGCGATGTGGATTTTCCTTGCCTCGATCGCAGTGGTCGCTTTGCTTGGCGCTTTCTCCGAACTGCGCCCGACATTCGACGGCAAGCCGCTGTCGATGGTGCTGGTGATCCAGATGTTTATGCTGCTCTCCGGGGCGCTCATCATCATCATTACCAAAACCAATCCCGCATCGATTTCCAGGAATGAGGTTTTCCGTTCGGGGATGATCGCTATCGTCGCGGTGTATGGTATCGCGTGGATGGCAGAGACCATGTTCGGTGCGCACATGACCGAGATTAAAGGTGTGCTCGGGGAGATGGTGAAGGAGTACCCGTGGGCTTATGCCATCGTTCTGTTGCTGGTGTCGAAGTTTGTTAACTCCCAGGCGGCGGCACTGGCGGCGATTGTGCCAGTGGCGCTGGCGATTGGCGTCGATCCGGCCTATATCGTTGCTTCCGCACCTGCCTGCTATGGCTATTATATTCTGCCGACCTATCCGAGCGATCTGGCGGCGATTCAGTTTGACCGTTCAGGCACCACGCATATCGGCCGCTTTGTCATTAACCACAGCTTTATCCTGCCGGGCTTAATTGGCGTCAGCGTATCCTGCGTGTTTGGCTGGGTATTCGCGGCGATGTATGGTTTTCTGTAA
- a CDS encoding PTS lactose/cellobiose transporter subunit IIA, whose product MEDLETIIMELLVNAGSARSSALTALQLARKGDFTAAEQAMAESHEFVKHAHKIQTQLIGLDEGSGKLPVNLITVHSQDHLMNAMVIQDLATDMIELYRRLPPAQ is encoded by the coding sequence ATGGAAGATTTAGAAACGATTATCATGGAACTGCTGGTTAACGCCGGCTCCGCGCGTAGTTCTGCTCTTACCGCCCTGCAACTGGCGCGTAAAGGCGATTTCACTGCGGCCGAACAAGCCATGGCCGAGTCTCATGAGTTCGTGAAACATGCGCATAAAATCCAGACCCAGCTTATTGGTCTGGATGAAGGCAGCGGTAAGCTGCCGGTCAATCTGATTACCGTCCACTCACAGGATCACCTGATGAATGCGATGGTGATTCAGGATCTGGCAACCGATATGATTGAGCTCTATCGCCGCCTGCCGCCCGCACAATAA
- the rpoC gene encoding DNA-directed RNA polymerase subunit beta' has product MKDLLKFLKAQTKTEEFDAIKIALASPDMIRSWSFGEVKKPETINYRTFKPERDGLFCARIFGPVKDYECLCGKYKRLKHRGVICEKCGVEVTQTKVRRERMGHIELASPTAHIWFLKSLPSRIGLLLDMPLRDIERVLYFESYVVIEGGMTNLERNQILTEEQYLDALEEFGDEFDAKMGAEAIQALLKSMDLEQECEQLREELNETNSETKRKKLTKRIKLLEAFVQSGNKPEWMILTVLPVLPPDLRPLVPLDGGRFATSDLNDLYRRVINRNNRLKRLLDLAAPDIIVRNEKRMLQEAVDALLDNGRRGRAITGSNKRPLKSLADMIKGKQGRFRQNLLGKRVDYSGRSVITVGPYLRLHQCGLPKKMALELFKPFIYGKLELRGLATTIKAAKKMVEREEAVVWDILDEVIREHPVLLNRAPTLHRLGIQAFEPVLIEGKAIQLHPLVCAAYNADFDGDQMAVHVPLTLEAQLEARALMMSTNNILSPANGEPIIVPSQDVVLGLYYMTRDCVNAKGEGMVLTGPKEAERIYRAGLASLHARVKVRITEYEKDENGEFVAKTSLKDTTVGRAILWMIVPKGLPFSIVNQALGKKAISKMLNTCYRILGLKPTVIFADQTMYTGFAYAARSGASVGIDDMVIPEKKYEIISEAEAEVAEIQEQFQSGLVTAGERYNKVIDIWAAANDRVSKAMMDNLQTETVINRDGQEEQQVSFNSIYMMADSGARGSAAQIRQLAGMRGLMAKPDGSIIETPITANFREGLNVLQYFISTHGARKGLADTALKTANSGYLTRRLVDVAQDLVVTEDDCGTLEGITMTPVIEGGDVKEPLRDRVLGRVTAEDVLKPGTADILVPRNTLLHEHWCDLLEENSVDSVKVRSVVSCDTDFGVCAHCYGRDLARGHIINKGEAIGVIAAQSIGEPGTQLTMRTFHIGGAASRAAAESSIQVKNKGSIRLSNAKSVVNSSGKLVITSRNTELKLIDEFGRTKESYKVPYGSVMAKGDGEQVAGGETVANWDPHTMPVITEVSGFVRFTDMIDGQTITRQTDELTGLSSLVVLDSAERTAGGKDLRPALKIVDAQGNDVLIPGTDMPAQYFLPGKAIVQLEDGVQISSGDTLARVPQESGGTKDITGGLPRVADLFEARRPKEPAILAEISGIISFGKETKGKRRLVITPVDGSDPYEEMIPKWRQLNVFEGERVERGDVVSDGPEAPHDILRLRGVHAVTRYITNEVQDVYRLQGVKINDKHIEVIVRQMLRKATIESAGSSDFLEGEQVEYSRVKIANRDLEANGKVAATYSRDLLGITKASLATESFISAASFQETTRVLTEAAVAGKRDELRGLKENVIVGRLIPAGTGYAYHQDRMRRRAAGEQPAAPQVSVEEASANLAELLNAGLGGSDND; this is encoded by the coding sequence GTGAAAGACTTATTAAAGTTTCTGAAAGCGCAAACTAAAACCGAAGAGTTTGATGCGATCAAAATTGCTCTGGCATCGCCAGACATGATCCGTTCATGGTCTTTCGGTGAAGTTAAAAAGCCGGAAACCATTAACTACCGTACGTTCAAACCAGAACGTGACGGTCTGTTCTGCGCTCGTATTTTCGGGCCAGTGAAAGACTATGAGTGCCTGTGCGGTAAGTACAAGCGCCTGAAACACCGTGGTGTTATCTGTGAGAAGTGCGGCGTTGAAGTGACCCAGACCAAAGTGCGTCGTGAGCGCATGGGCCACATCGAGCTGGCGTCTCCGACTGCCCACATCTGGTTCCTGAAGTCTCTGCCGTCCCGTATCGGTCTGCTGCTGGATATGCCGCTGCGCGATATCGAACGCGTACTGTACTTTGAATCTTATGTTGTTATCGAAGGTGGCATGACCAACCTCGAACGCAACCAGATTCTGACTGAAGAGCAGTACCTGGACGCGCTGGAAGAGTTCGGTGACGAATTCGACGCGAAGATGGGCGCCGAAGCTATTCAGGCCCTGCTGAAGAGCATGGATCTGGAGCAAGAGTGCGAGCAGCTGCGTGAAGAGCTGAACGAAACCAACTCCGAAACCAAGCGTAAAAAGCTGACCAAGCGCATCAAGCTGCTGGAAGCGTTCGTGCAGTCTGGCAACAAGCCGGAGTGGATGATCCTGACCGTTCTGCCGGTTCTGCCGCCAGATCTGCGTCCGCTGGTTCCGCTGGATGGCGGTCGTTTTGCGACTTCTGACCTGAACGATCTGTATCGTCGCGTCATTAACCGTAACAACCGTCTGAAACGTCTGCTGGATCTGGCTGCGCCGGACATCATCGTACGCAACGAAAAACGTATGCTGCAGGAAGCGGTTGACGCCCTGCTGGATAACGGTCGTCGCGGTCGTGCGATCACCGGTTCTAACAAACGTCCTCTGAAATCTTTGGCCGATATGATCAAAGGTAAACAGGGTCGTTTCCGTCAGAACCTGCTCGGTAAGCGTGTTGACTACTCCGGTCGTTCTGTTATCACCGTAGGTCCATACCTGCGTCTGCATCAGTGCGGCCTGCCGAAGAAAATGGCGCTGGAGCTGTTCAAACCGTTCATTTACGGCAAGCTGGAACTGCGTGGCCTCGCCACCACCATCAAAGCCGCGAAGAAAATGGTTGAGCGTGAAGAAGCTGTCGTTTGGGATATCCTGGACGAAGTTATCCGCGAACACCCGGTACTGCTGAACCGTGCGCCAACACTGCACCGTTTGGGTATCCAGGCATTCGAACCGGTTCTGATCGAAGGTAAAGCCATCCAGCTGCACCCGCTGGTTTGTGCGGCTTATAACGCCGACTTCGATGGTGACCAGATGGCTGTTCACGTACCGCTGACGCTGGAAGCTCAGCTGGAAGCGCGTGCGCTGATGATGTCTACTAACAACATTCTGTCCCCGGCGAACGGCGAACCGATCATCGTTCCGTCTCAGGACGTTGTATTGGGTCTGTACTACATGACCCGCGACTGTGTTAACGCCAAAGGCGAAGGCATGGTGCTGACTGGCCCGAAAGAAGCTGAGCGTATTTATCGCGCCGGCCTGGCCTCTCTGCATGCGCGCGTTAAAGTGCGTATCACTGAATACGAAAAAGATGAAAACGGCGAATTCGTCGCGAAGACCAGCCTGAAAGACACGACCGTCGGCCGTGCCATTCTGTGGATGATCGTACCAAAAGGTCTGCCGTTCTCTATCGTGAACCAGGCGCTCGGTAAGAAAGCGATCTCCAAGATGCTGAACACCTGTTACCGTATTCTGGGCCTGAAACCGACCGTTATTTTTGCGGACCAGACGATGTACACCGGCTTTGCTTATGCAGCGCGTTCAGGTGCATCCGTTGGTATCGATGACATGGTCATCCCGGAGAAAAAATACGAAATCATCAGCGAAGCGGAAGCGGAAGTTGCTGAGATTCAGGAACAGTTCCAGTCTGGTCTGGTAACAGCGGGCGAACGCTACAACAAAGTTATCGATATCTGGGCTGCGGCGAACGATCGTGTATCCAAAGCGATGATGGATAACCTACAAACCGAAACCGTGATTAACCGTGACGGCCAGGAAGAGCAGCAGGTTTCCTTCAACAGCATCTACATGATGGCCGACTCCGGTGCGCGTGGTTCTGCGGCACAGATTCGTCAGCTGGCGGGTATGCGTGGTCTGATGGCGAAGCCGGATGGCTCCATCATCGAAACGCCGATCACCGCGAACTTCCGTGAAGGTCTGAACGTACTCCAGTACTTCATCTCCACTCACGGTGCTCGTAAAGGTCTGGCGGATACCGCACTGAAGACAGCGAACTCCGGTTACCTGACTCGTCGTCTGGTTGACGTTGCACAGGACCTGGTCGTGACTGAAGACGACTGTGGCACCCTGGAAGGCATCACCATGACGCCGGTTATCGAAGGTGGCGACGTTAAAGAGCCGCTGCGCGACCGCGTACTGGGTCGTGTGACTGCTGAAGACGTACTGAAGCCGGGTACCGCGGACATTCTGGTTCCACGCAACACGCTGCTGCACGAGCACTGGTGTGACCTGTTGGAAGAGAACTCCGTTGACTCCGTTAAAGTCCGTTCCGTTGTATCCTGTGACACCGACTTTGGTGTATGTGCGCACTGCTACGGTCGTGACCTGGCGCGTGGCCACATCATCAACAAAGGTGAGGCTATCGGCGTTATCGCGGCACAGTCCATCGGTGAGCCGGGTACACAGCTGACGATGCGTACGTTCCACATCGGTGGTGCGGCATCTCGTGCGGCTGCTGAATCCAGCATCCAGGTGAAAAACAAAGGTAGCATCCGTCTGAGCAACGCGAAGTCGGTTGTGAACTCCAGCGGTAAACTGGTTATCACCTCTCGTAACACCGAGCTGAAGCTGATCGACGAATTCGGTCGTACTAAAGAAAGCTATAAAGTGCCTTACGGCTCCGTTATGGCTAAAGGCGACGGCGAGCAGGTTGCTGGCGGCGAAACCGTAGCAAACTGGGATCCGCACACCATGCCGGTTATCACCGAGGTGAGTGGTTTCGTCCGCTTCACCGACATGATCGACGGCCAGACCATTACTCGTCAGACCGACGAGCTGACCGGTCTGTCCTCGCTGGTGGTTCTGGATTCTGCAGAACGTACCGCAGGTGGTAAAGATCTGCGTCCGGCGCTGAAAATTGTTGACGCTCAGGGCAACGACGTTCTGATCCCAGGCACTGATATGCCTGCTCAGTACTTCCTGCCGGGTAAAGCGATTGTTCAGCTGGAAGATGGCGTACAGATCAGTTCTGGTGACACCCTGGCGCGTGTACCGCAGGAATCCGGCGGTACCAAGGATATCACCGGTGGTCTGCCGCGCGTTGCGGACCTGTTCGAAGCACGTCGTCCGAAAGAGCCGGCAATCCTGGCTGAAATCAGCGGCATCATTTCCTTCGGTAAAGAAACCAAAGGGAAACGTCGTCTGGTTATCACCCCGGTAGACGGTAGCGATCCGTACGAAGAGATGATTCCGAAGTGGCGTCAGCTGAACGTGTTCGAAGGTGAACGTGTAGAACGTGGTGACGTGGTTTCCGACGGTCCGGAAGCGCCGCACGACATTCTGCGTCTTCGTGGCGTACACGCGGTAACGCGTTACATCACCAACGAAGTCCAGGACGTTTACCGTCTGCAAGGCGTTAAGATTAACGATAAGCACATTGAAGTTATCGTTCGTCAGATGCTGCGTAAAGCGACCATCGAAAGTGCTGGTAGCTCCGACTTCCTGGAAGGCGAGCAGGTTGAATACTCTCGCGTGAAGATTGCTAACCGCGATCTGGAAGCGAACGGCAAAGTGGCGGCGACGTATTCCCGCGACCTGCTGGGTATCACCAAAGCGTCTCTGGCAACCGAGTCCTTCATCTCCGCGGCATCGTTCCAGGAGACGACTCGCGTGCTGACCGAAGCAGCCGTTGCGGGCAAACGCGACGAACTGCGCGGCCTGAAAGAGAACGTCATCGTTGGTCGTCTGATCCCGGCGGGTACCGGTTATGCGTACCACCAGGATCGTATGCGCCGTCGCGCTGCGGGCGAACAGCCAGCTGCGCCGCAGGTGAGCGTTGAAGAAGCCTCTGCCAACCTGGCAGAACTGCTGAACGCAGGCTTGGGCGGTTCCGACAACGATTAA